The Bradyrhizobium ottawaense genome window below encodes:
- a CDS encoding MJ0042-type zinc finger domain-containing protein has translation MHIVCPHCMTSYAIKLASLGANGRAVRCSRCKETWIAHAEDAIEEASVPAMAAASQADDQTDLAEQWNSYAKDDGATDAPVVDSPSIASDWPDEEAKETEDEWSAAAREAEEEVVGAQHQSWFRGLFGRRGARVSRPVATASLKKSHFGLPTACAAMGALVLALVIWRGDMVRLLPQTAAFYKMVGLEVNLRGLAFKDVKLSSETVDGKQVLVIEGVIVGEGKKPLDIPRLRFAVRDGQGAEIYAWNTVLEQTVLRPGERAFFRSRLASPPPEGRNIDVRFFNRRDIAGGSV, from the coding sequence ATGCATATCGTCTGCCCCCATTGTATGACATCCTACGCCATCAAGCTTGCGAGCCTTGGGGCGAACGGACGGGCGGTCCGCTGTTCCCGCTGCAAGGAGACCTGGATCGCCCATGCCGAGGATGCCATCGAGGAGGCATCCGTCCCGGCCATGGCCGCGGCCAGCCAGGCCGACGACCAGACCGATCTTGCCGAGCAATGGAACTCCTATGCCAAGGACGACGGCGCCACTGATGCGCCCGTCGTCGACAGCCCCTCGATTGCCAGCGACTGGCCCGACGAAGAGGCCAAGGAAACCGAAGACGAGTGGTCCGCGGCCGCCCGGGAAGCCGAGGAGGAGGTCGTCGGCGCGCAGCACCAGTCCTGGTTCCGCGGCTTGTTCGGCCGCCGCGGCGCGCGGGTGAGCCGTCCAGTCGCCACCGCGTCGCTCAAAAAATCCCATTTCGGCCTGCCGACCGCCTGCGCCGCCATGGGCGCGCTGGTTCTGGCGCTGGTGATCTGGCGCGGCGACATGGTGCGGCTGCTGCCGCAGACCGCCGCTTTCTACAAGATGGTCGGGCTCGAGGTGAACCTGCGGGGCCTCGCCTTCAAGGACGTGAAGCTGTCCAGCGAGACCGTGGACGGTAAGCAGGTGCTGGTGATCGAGGGTGTGATCGTCGGCGAGGGCAAGAAGCCGCTCGACATTCCGCGGCTGCGCTTTGCCGTGCGCGACGGGCAAGGCGCGGAGATCTACGCCTGGAATACGGTGCTGGAGCAGACCGTGCTGCGGCCCGGCGAGCGCGCCTTCTTCCGCTCCCGCCTGGCCTCGCCGCCGCCGGAAGGCCGCAATATCGACGTTCGCTTCTTCAACCGGCGCGACATTGCCGGCGGCAGCGTATAA
- the ftsE gene encoding cell division ATP-binding protein FtsE: MVRFENVGLRYGLGPEILRDLSFQIPAHSFQFLTGPSGAGKTSLLRLLFLSHRPTRGLVNLFGHDISRLGKDEIADLRKRIGIVLQDFRLLDHMTTYENVALPFRVMGRSESSYRKEVIDLLRWVGLGDRMDALPPILSGGEKQRAAIARAVISRPQLLLADEPTGSVDPTLGRRLLRLFIELNKSGTAVIIATHDIGLMDQYEARRLVLHQGRLHVYE; the protein is encoded by the coding sequence TTGGTTCGGTTCGAAAATGTCGGATTGCGTTACGGTCTGGGGCCGGAGATCCTGCGCGACCTCAGCTTCCAGATCCCGGCGCATTCGTTCCAGTTTCTTACCGGCCCCTCCGGTGCCGGCAAGACCTCGCTGCTGCGCCTGTTGTTCCTGTCGCACCGGCCGACGCGGGGACTCGTCAATCTGTTCGGCCACGACATCTCGCGTCTCGGCAAGGACGAGATCGCCGATTTGCGCAAGCGCATCGGCATCGTGCTGCAGGATTTCCGCCTGCTCGATCACATGACGACCTATGAGAACGTGGCGCTGCCGTTCCGCGTCATGGGCCGCAGCGAGTCGAGCTATCGCAAGGAGGTGATCGACCTGCTGCGCTGGGTCGGGCTCGGCGACCGCATGGACGCGCTGCCGCCGATCCTGTCGGGCGGCGAGAAGCAGCGCGCGGCGATCGCGCGCGCCGTCATCTCGCGGCCGCAACTGCTGCTCGCGGACGAGCCGACCGGCAGCGTCGATCCGACGCTCGGACGCCGCCTGCTGCGGCTCTTCATCGAGCTCAACAAATCGGGCACCGCCGTCATCATCGCGACCCACGACATCGGCCTGATGGACCAGTACGAGGCCCGGCGGCTGGTGCTGCACCAGGGACGGTTGCACGTCTATGAGTAG
- a CDS encoding DUF4175 family protein, with translation MRKLAPVPVLKAMSIACLAMLLGGVSPAAAQLDQDPDALLDSAEKAMQESGDSLRQKESGKSLNNQSDAIQKLEEYKRATERSQSSNRDRSVITQRDLDDLLRQIEKAAREGNKEAAQRMLEQLAQIMENLQMAQPGQSGESDMEQALNELSDMIRKQQQLRDKTFKQGQDSRRDRSRGKPQGDQSMSDLQQDQQSLRDRLKKLQDELAKRGLAQKGQKGQKGQQGQKGQQGDPGQSGDQDGDQGDDDGSLDAADGAMGDAGSKLGEGNADGAVDSQGKALDAMRKGAQKMAEAMQQGDGDGQGDGPGNRAGRQQSGGNQTDPLGRPLHGRDLSDDYTVKIPGEIDAQRVRRILEELRRRLGDSSRPQIELDYIERLLKDF, from the coding sequence ATGCGGAAGCTAGCACCCGTGCCAGTCTTGAAGGCGATGTCGATCGCCTGCCTCGCCATGCTGTTGGGCGGCGTCTCGCCGGCCGCGGCTCAGCTGGATCAGGATCCCGATGCGCTGCTCGACAGCGCGGAAAAGGCGATGCAGGAATCCGGCGACAGCCTCAGGCAGAAGGAATCCGGGAAGAGCCTGAACAACCAGTCCGACGCCATTCAGAAGCTCGAGGAGTACAAGCGCGCCACGGAAAGAAGCCAGTCGTCCAATCGCGATCGTTCCGTCATCACGCAGCGCGATCTGGATGACCTGCTGCGGCAGATCGAGAAGGCGGCGCGCGAGGGCAACAAAGAGGCGGCCCAGCGCATGCTCGAGCAGCTCGCGCAGATCATGGAAAATCTCCAGATGGCGCAGCCCGGGCAGTCCGGCGAGAGCGACATGGAGCAGGCGCTGAACGAGCTCAGCGACATGATCCGCAAGCAGCAGCAATTGCGCGACAAGACTTTTAAGCAGGGCCAGGATTCCCGGCGTGACCGCTCGCGCGGCAAGCCGCAGGGCGACCAGTCGATGTCGGACCTGCAGCAGGATCAGCAGTCGCTGCGCGACCGCCTGAAGAAGCTGCAGGACGAGCTCGCCAAGCGCGGCCTCGCGCAGAAGGGACAGAAAGGCCAGAAGGGTCAGCAGGGTCAGAAAGGGCAGCAGGGCGATCCGGGCCAGAGCGGCGATCAGGACGGCGACCAGGGCGATGATGACGGCAGCCTCGATGCCGCCGACGGCGCCATGGGCGATGCCGGCTCGAAGCTCGGCGAAGGCAATGCCGATGGCGCCGTGGACTCGCAGGGCAAGGCCCTCGACGCGATGCGCAAGGGCGCGCAGAAGATGGCCGAGGCGATGCAGCAGGGCGATGGCGACGGGCAGGGCGATGGTCCCGGCAATCGGGCCGGCCGGCAGCAAAGCGGCGGCAATCAGACCGATCCGCTGGGCCGCCCGCTTCACGGCCGCGATCTTAGCGACGACTACACCGTCAAGATCCCGGGCGAGATCGACGCCCAGCGCGTCCGCCGCATCCTCGAAGAGCTCCGCCGCCGCCTCGGCGACAGCTCGCGCCCGCAGATCGAGCTCGATTACATCGAGCGGCTGCTGAAGGATTTTTGA
- a CDS encoding gamma-glutamylcyclotransferase, producing the protein MSEITLPSVTTATGDLWVFGYGSLMWRPGFDFEERVPARLVGEHRALCVYSFVHRGTPEKPGLVLGLDRGGACRGIAFRVAEKNRTEVVAYLRAREQVTSVYREVMRSVWLENDARQRVSALAYVVDRGHVQYAGRLSLAEQHRHVVQGHGQSGANRDYVTATVKAIEAEGFRDAQLHQLATMLHGDAHSLHPPAPDDRESR; encoded by the coding sequence ATGTCCGAAATCACCCTCCCCTCCGTCACGACAGCCACGGGCGACCTCTGGGTGTTCGGCTACGGCTCGCTGATGTGGCGACCGGGCTTCGACTTCGAGGAGCGCGTCCCGGCGCGGCTGGTCGGCGAGCACCGGGCGCTCTGCGTCTATTCCTTCGTCCATCGCGGCACGCCGGAGAAGCCGGGCCTGGTGCTCGGGCTCGACCGCGGCGGCGCCTGCCGCGGCATCGCCTTCCGTGTCGCTGAAAAGAACCGCACTGAGGTCGTCGCGTATTTGCGGGCGCGCGAGCAGGTCACCTCGGTCTATCGCGAGGTGATGCGCTCGGTGTGGCTGGAGAACGATGCGCGCCAGCGCGTCTCCGCGCTCGCCTATGTCGTCGACCGCGGCCATGTGCAATATGCCGGCCGCCTCTCGCTCGCCGAGCAGCACCGCCATGTCGTCCAGGGCCACGGCCAGTCCGGCGCCAATCGCGACTATGTCACCGCGACGGTGAAGGCGATCGAGGCCGAAGGCTTTCGCGACGCCCAGCTGCATCAGCTCGCGACCATGCTGCATGGCGATGCGCATTCCCTGCACCCGCCGGCTCCCGACGATCGAGAGAGCCGCTAG
- a CDS encoding NAD(P)-dependent oxidoreductase, with the protein MQDSETDNIRTVPPKILILGATGATGRLIVNQAVARGYDVAALVRSGEKARDLKGANLIIGDARDEIALRQALKGRDAVVSALGTPASPFREVTLLSAATRMLVNTMKAQQVSRLVCITGIGAGDSAGHGGFVFDNLIFPLLLRKVYADKNRQEAIVRNSGLDWVLVRPSVLNDKPGRGSVRALTDLSDFRGGSISRQDVATFVLDQLRADAWLHRAPLITW; encoded by the coding sequence ATGCAAGACTCCGAAACCGATAACATCCGGACTGTCCCACCGAAGATACTGATCCTTGGCGCGACCGGCGCCACCGGCCGCCTGATCGTCAACCAGGCGGTGGCGCGAGGGTACGACGTCGCGGCGCTCGTGCGTTCTGGCGAGAAAGCGCGTGATCTGAAGGGTGCCAATCTCATCATCGGCGATGCCCGCGACGAGATCGCCTTGCGTCAGGCACTCAAGGGCCGTGATGCCGTTGTCAGCGCACTCGGCACACCGGCGAGCCCGTTCCGCGAGGTGACGCTGCTCTCGGCGGCGACACGCATGCTTGTGAATACGATGAAGGCGCAACAAGTCTCGCGCCTCGTCTGCATCACCGGAATTGGCGCAGGTGATAGCGCCGGCCATGGCGGGTTTGTTTTCGACAATCTGATTTTCCCGCTGCTCTTGCGCAAGGTGTACGCCGACAAAAACCGCCAGGAGGCCATCGTCAGAAACAGCGGGCTCGACTGGGTTCTCGTTCGGCCCTCAGTCCTGAACGACAAGCCCGGCCGCGGCTCGGTCCGAGCCCTGACGGACCTCTCCGACTTCCGTGGAGGAAGCATATCGCGACAGGACGTTGCGACCTTCGTCCTGGATCAACTGCGCGCCGATGCCTGGCTGCATCGTGCGCCGTTGATCACGTGGTGA
- a CDS encoding cell division protein FtsX, producing the protein MSRTDERGVLVDLGQERPQLPANARNMSPIVPRASIQGRALVAVVAIMTFLASMTTGTVLLVSASAAEWQSDVASEITIQVRPQAGRDLERDTAAVTEAMRAQAGVVEVKPFTREESGKLLEPWLGTGLSMDDLPVPRMIIARVQPGTLLDLGVLRARVTQVAPSASVDDHRAWIERMRSMTNATVLAGLGILALVIIATIISVSFATRGAMAANRPIVEVLHFVGAGDRYIANHFLRHFLRLGLEGGVIGGGAAMLVFGFSESIAGWFSGTPVGDQFAALLGTFSLRPSGYIVLAAQAVLIGAITAVASRQTLFATLNDVD; encoded by the coding sequence ATGAGTAGGACCGACGAGCGCGGCGTGTTGGTCGACCTCGGACAGGAGCGTCCGCAGCTTCCGGCCAACGCGCGCAACATGTCGCCGATCGTGCCGCGGGCCTCGATCCAGGGCCGCGCGCTGGTCGCCGTCGTCGCCATCATGACCTTCCTCGCATCGATGACCACGGGCACGGTGCTATTGGTGAGCGCCTCCGCCGCGGAATGGCAGTCGGACGTCGCCAGCGAGATCACCATCCAGGTTCGCCCGCAGGCCGGCCGCGATCTCGAACGCGACACCGCGGCGGTGACGGAGGCGATGCGTGCGCAAGCCGGCGTCGTCGAGGTCAAGCCGTTCACCCGGGAGGAGAGCGGCAAGCTGCTCGAGCCCTGGCTCGGCACCGGGCTGTCGATGGACGACCTGCCGGTGCCGCGCATGATCATCGCGCGCGTGCAACCCGGCACGCTGCTCGATCTCGGCGTCTTGCGCGCGCGCGTGACCCAGGTCGCGCCAAGTGCCAGCGTCGACGATCACCGCGCCTGGATCGAGCGGATGCGCTCGATGACCAACGCCACCGTGCTCGCCGGCCTCGGCATCCTCGCGCTGGTCATCATCGCCACCATCATCTCGGTCTCGTTCGCGACCCGTGGCGCCATGGCGGCGAACCGTCCGATCGTCGAGGTGCTGCATTTCGTCGGCGCCGGCGACCGCTACATCGCCAATCACTTCCTGCGTCATTTCCTGAGGCTGGGCCTCGAGGGCGGCGTGATCGGCGGCGGCGCCGCCATGCTGGTGTTCGGCTTCTCCGAGTCGATCGCCGGCTGGTTTTCCGGTACCCCCGTCGGCGACCAGTTCGCGGCTCTGCTCGGCACCTTCTCGCTGCGGCCATCCGGCTACATCGTGCTCGCGGCCCAGGCCGTGCTGATCGGCGCCATCACCGCGGTGGCCTCGCGCCAGACCCTGTTTGCGACGTTGAACGATGTGGATTGA
- a CDS encoding lysophospholipid acyltransferase family protein, whose protein sequence is MFLIFLRSLVFNVLFYAVLVCLAIVALPTFALPPRAMLTVAEWWAKATLVLMRVVCNIKVEFRGVEKIPQGPLVIVAKHQSFWETFVLPGFFNRPIFILKRQLMQIPVFGQFLVKTGMIAIDRKAGVKALLDMTRRAREAVRSGRQLVIFPEGTRRAPGAPPDYKTGFAQIYSSCGVPCLPIALNSGLFWPRRTFMRYPGTLVVEFLDPLPSGLPKDEFLSRVQTAIEEATSRLVEAGRKEQEQLIGASPSYAPSES, encoded by the coding sequence ATGTTCCTGATCTTCCTGCGCTCGCTCGTGTTCAACGTGCTGTTCTACGCCGTGCTGGTCTGCCTCGCGATCGTGGCGCTGCCGACCTTCGCATTGCCGCCGCGCGCCATGCTGACGGTTGCGGAATGGTGGGCCAAGGCGACGCTGGTCCTGATGCGCGTGGTCTGCAACATCAAGGTCGAATTCCGCGGGGTCGAGAAGATACCGCAGGGGCCGCTGGTGATCGTGGCAAAGCACCAGTCGTTCTGGGAGACGTTCGTGCTGCCCGGATTCTTCAATCGTCCGATCTTCATCCTCAAGCGTCAGCTCATGCAGATTCCGGTGTTCGGCCAGTTCCTGGTCAAGACCGGGATGATCGCGATCGATCGCAAGGCCGGCGTGAAGGCGCTCTTGGACATGACGCGGCGGGCGCGCGAGGCGGTGCGCTCGGGCCGGCAGCTCGTGATCTTTCCGGAAGGCACGCGCCGCGCGCCGGGCGCGCCGCCCGACTACAAGACCGGCTTCGCGCAGATCTATTCGTCCTGCGGCGTGCCGTGCCTGCCGATCGCGCTCAACTCCGGCCTGTTCTGGCCCCGCCGCACCTTCATGCGCTATCCCGGCACGCTCGTGGTGGAATTCCTCGATCCGTTGCCGTCAGGCCTGCCGAAGGATGAGTTTCTCTCCCGTGTGCAAACGGCCATCGAAGAGGCAACCAGCCGCCTCGTCGAAGCCGGCCGCAAGGAGCAGGAGCAATTGATCGGCGCCTCGCCGAGTTACGCCCCGTCGGAGAGCTAG
- a CDS encoding response regulator, which translates to MPKILIADDEDSMRTLVARAIAMDGHETVTAQDGAEALEILTREDGAFDLLLTDIQMPVMDGIALALSAARDFPDLTILLMTGFADQRERASNLNALVHDVVTKPFSVADIRTAVADALAAKKG; encoded by the coding sequence ATGCCGAAGATCTTGATCGCCGATGACGAAGATTCGATGCGCACGCTGGTGGCGCGCGCCATCGCCATGGACGGGCACGAAACGGTCACCGCGCAGGACGGCGCCGAGGCGCTGGAGATCCTGACCCGCGAGGACGGCGCCTTCGACCTGCTGCTCACCGACATCCAGATGCCCGTGATGGACGGCATCGCGCTGGCGCTCTCCGCCGCGCGCGATTTTCCCGATTTGACCATCTTGCTGATGACCGGCTTTGCCGACCAGCGCGAGCGCGCCTCGAACCTCAATGCGCTGGTGCACGACGTCGTGACAAAACCGTTCTCGGTCGCCGACATCCGCACCGCGGTGGCGGACGCGCTGGCGGCGAAGAAGGGGTAG
- a CDS encoding DUF2125 domain-containing protein — protein MSNMTVAAGRRSRWGLFIAPLLVLILAVAWSCFWFYAASQAEIAADAWRAQEAKSGRIYDCAKRSIAGFPFRFEVQCSGASVALVSQNASKTPFTAKLDNILVVAQVYDPKLVIAEFSAPATLTDGVTQNTFVVNWSKGRSSVVGLPAVPDRASIVFDDPNINRLDGSMQVPLARAKQVELHGRLADGSPADHPVIETVLHVAQGSIQGVHPLLAEPFEADTRAKIRGLSDLTPKPWPQRFREIQAAGGHIEIVQSRIQQGEMIAVAAGTLGLSANGRLDGELQMTVTGLERVIPALGIEKMLEEGVPQATLDRVAPGVKSQDLNNLFGALDRAVPGLGKVIKQNANAGVAAGINSIGTESTLEGKKARSFPLKFVDGAVLLGPVKVGQIPPLY, from the coding sequence ATGTCCAATATGACCGTTGCCGCAGGCCGCCGTTCCCGTTGGGGCCTTTTCATCGCCCCCCTCCTCGTCCTGATCCTCGCCGTCGCCTGGAGCTGCTTCTGGTTCTATGCGGCCTCGCAGGCCGAGATCGCCGCAGACGCCTGGCGGGCGCAGGAGGCCAAGTCCGGCCGCATCTATGATTGCGCCAAGCGCTCGATCGCCGGATTCCCGTTCCGCTTCGAGGTCCAGTGCTCCGGCGCCAGCGTCGCCCTGGTCTCGCAGAACGCGAGCAAGACGCCGTTCACGGCCAAGCTCGACAACATCCTGGTCGTTGCGCAGGTGTACGATCCCAAGCTCGTCATCGCCGAATTCTCCGCGCCCGCGACGCTGACCGACGGTGTCACGCAAAACACCTTCGTGGTGAACTGGAGCAAGGGCCGCAGCAGCGTGGTCGGCCTGCCGGCGGTGCCGGACCGCGCCTCGATCGTGTTCGACGATCCCAACATCAATCGTCTCGACGGCAGCATGCAGGTGCCGCTCGCGCGTGCCAAGCAGGTCGAACTGCACGGGCGCCTCGCGGACGGATCGCCAGCCGATCATCCCGTGATCGAGACCGTGCTCCATGTCGCGCAGGGCAGCATCCAGGGCGTTCATCCCTTGCTCGCCGAGCCGTTCGAGGCGGACACGCGCGCCAAGATCAGGGGCCTCTCCGACCTGACGCCAAAGCCCTGGCCGCAGCGCTTCCGCGAGATCCAGGCCGCCGGCGGTCATATCGAGATCGTGCAGTCGCGGATCCAGCAGGGCGAGATGATCGCGGTTGCGGCCGGCACGCTTGGCCTCTCCGCCAATGGCCGGCTCGACGGCGAACTGCAGATGACCGTCACGGGCCTCGAGCGCGTGATCCCGGCGCTCGGCATCGAGAAGATGCTCGAGGAGGGCGTGCCGCAGGCAACGCTCGATCGCGTCGCGCCCGGCGTGAAATCGCAGGACCTCAACAATCTGTTCGGCGCGCTCGACCGAGCCGTGCCCGGCCTCGGCAAGGTGATCAAGCAGAACGCCAATGCCGGCGTCGCCGCCGGCATCAACTCGATCGGCACCGAGAGCACGCTGGAAGGCAAGAAGGCGAGAAGCTTCCCGCTGAAATTCGTCGACGGCGCCGTGCTGCTCGGCCCGGTCAAGGTCGGCCAGATCCCGCCGCTGTATTAG
- a CDS encoding LysR family transcriptional regulator produces MDLLALADFNLVARHGGFGRAARAAGRPKATLSRRVSELEGSLGLRLFERGSRTLKLTEEGRALYERTGTLLAELDETAAAIASGGAKPRGSLRISAPLLFSQTAMGKLAAAFALKYPEVRLEVTTEDRAVDMIEEGYDLVIRVNPDPDETLVGRILMRDRLVVVASPDLSRPAYDLAVPTVVRGASDLTSAWEVKSSIGNSRISTDPVLRLSSIVMVRDAVRAGVGAARLPVSLVSHDLAAGKLVHWGDVDGPEIVLWALYPSRRLLSARVSAFLDFLKEAFPSGTPGELAAFID; encoded by the coding sequence ATGGATCTGCTCGCACTCGCCGATTTCAACCTTGTCGCCCGTCACGGCGGGTTCGGACGGGCCGCCCGGGCTGCCGGCCGCCCGAAGGCGACGCTCTCGCGCCGGGTCTCCGAGCTGGAGGGCAGCCTTGGCTTGCGCCTCTTCGAGCGCGGAAGCCGCACGCTGAAGCTCACCGAGGAAGGGCGGGCGCTCTATGAGCGGACGGGAACATTGCTCGCCGAACTCGACGAGACGGCGGCGGCGATCGCTTCAGGCGGTGCCAAGCCGCGAGGCAGCTTGCGGATCAGCGCGCCTCTGCTTTTCTCGCAAACTGCGATGGGAAAGCTGGCCGCTGCGTTCGCTCTGAAATATCCGGAGGTGCGGCTCGAGGTCACGACGGAAGACCGCGCCGTCGACATGATCGAGGAAGGCTATGACCTCGTGATCCGCGTCAATCCCGACCCCGACGAAACCCTTGTCGGACGAATCCTGATGCGCGATCGGCTGGTCGTGGTCGCGAGCCCCGACCTCAGTCGCCCTGCGTACGATCTTGCCGTTCCGACCGTGGTGCGTGGTGCGAGCGATCTGACATCGGCGTGGGAGGTGAAGTCTTCGATCGGAAACTCACGGATCTCGACCGATCCGGTGCTTCGCCTGTCCTCGATCGTTATGGTTCGCGATGCGGTCCGCGCAGGCGTGGGCGCCGCTCGCCTTCCTGTGTCGCTTGTGAGTCACGACCTGGCGGCCGGCAAGCTCGTCCACTGGGGTGATGTCGACGGACCGGAGATCGTCCTCTGGGCGCTGTACCCTTCGCGCCGGCTGCTCAGCGCTCGCGTATCCGCGTTCCTCGACTTTCTCAAGGAAGCCTTTCCCTCGGGGACGCCGGGTGAGCTCGCGGCCTTCATCGACTAG
- a CDS encoding YdcF family protein has translation MTSPTDDRSPNLPRGWLRAALVSTIALAFVGAAAGFIAFLSQLRGAEIAPSRKADGIVVLTGGSSRVSDAMELLAAGYGRRLLISGVHPTSTASDISRTLPENQSFMTCCVDLDRTALSTRGNAAEARRWADGRRFKSLIVVTSNYHMPRALVEFSHAMPQTTLIPFAVVGDKWREEPWWTSASTLRLLLSEYVKYVAAELRVRLEDFGIDLSPEMSEQPAGHQPKRPATAQAN, from the coding sequence ATGACCTCGCCGACCGACGATCGATCGCCGAACCTGCCGCGCGGCTGGCTGCGCGCGGCATTGGTGTCGACGATTGCGCTCGCCTTCGTCGGCGCGGCGGCGGGCTTCATCGCGTTCCTGTCGCAATTGCGCGGCGCCGAGATCGCCCCAAGCCGCAAGGCAGACGGCATCGTGGTCCTGACCGGCGGCTCCTCGCGGGTGTCGGACGCGATGGAGCTGCTCGCTGCCGGCTACGGCAGGCGGCTCCTGATCTCCGGCGTGCACCCGACGTCGACGGCGAGCGACATCTCCCGGACGTTGCCGGAGAACCAGTCCTTCATGACCTGTTGTGTCGATCTCGACCGCACCGCGCTCTCGACCCGCGGCAATGCGGCGGAGGCGCGGCGCTGGGCCGACGGCCGTCGGTTCAAATCGCTGATCGTGGTCACCTCGAACTATCACATGCCGCGCGCGCTGGTGGAATTCTCGCATGCGATGCCGCAGACGACGTTGATCCCATTCGCGGTGGTCGGCGACAAATGGCGCGAGGAGCCGTGGTGGACCTCGGCGTCCACCTTGCGGCTGCTGCTGTCGGAATATGTCAAGTACGTCGCGGCCGAGCTCAGGGTGCGGCTGGAGGATTTCGGGATTGACCTTTCGCCCGAGATGTCGGAGCAGCCTGCAGGTCATCAGCCAAAGCGGCCCGCCACCGCCCAAGCCAATTAA
- a CDS encoding prephenate/arogenate dehydrogenase family protein: MSSAPHFQRVALIGFGLIGGSIARAAKLQGLAGEIVTTARSEKTRARVMELGIVDQVVATNAEAVKDADLVILCIPVGACGEVAQEIAAHLKPGAVVSDVGSVKGAIVRDMAPHLPKTVHFVPAHPVAGTEHSGPDSGFAELFINRWCILTPPEGVDAAATDRLRAFWAAMGAKVEVMTPDHHDLVLAITSHLPHLIAYTIVGTADELAQVTESEVIKFSAGGFRDFTRIAASDPTMWRDVFLANKEAVLEMLGTFTEDLAKLTRAIRRGDGEALFDHFTRTRAIRRGIVEIGQDSAAADFGRQHGQLGNKP, encoded by the coding sequence ATGAGCAGCGCACCGCACTTCCAGCGCGTCGCGCTGATCGGCTTCGGCCTGATCGGCGGCTCGATCGCGCGCGCTGCGAAGCTCCAGGGCCTGGCGGGCGAAATCGTCACCACCGCGCGCTCGGAGAAGACCCGCGCGCGGGTGATGGAGCTCGGGATCGTCGATCAGGTCGTGGCGACCAATGCGGAAGCAGTGAAGGATGCCGATCTCGTCATCCTCTGCATTCCCGTCGGCGCCTGCGGCGAGGTCGCGCAGGAGATCGCCGCGCATCTGAAGCCCGGCGCTGTTGTCTCCGACGTCGGCTCGGTCAAGGGCGCCATCGTCAGGGATATGGCGCCGCATCTGCCGAAGACCGTTCATTTCGTGCCGGCGCATCCGGTGGCGGGCACCGAGCATTCGGGGCCGGATTCAGGTTTCGCCGAGCTCTTCATCAACCGCTGGTGCATCCTCACCCCGCCGGAAGGCGTCGACGCGGCCGCGACTGATCGCCTGCGCGCCTTCTGGGCGGCGATGGGCGCCAAGGTCGAGGTGATGACGCCGGACCATCACGATCTCGTGCTCGCGATCACCAGCCATCTGCCGCATCTGATCGCCTACACCATCGTCGGCACCGCCGACGAGCTGGCGCAGGTGACGGAGTCCGAGGTGATCAAGTTCTCCGCCGGCGGTTTCCGCGATTTCACCCGCATCGCGGCCTCCGACCCGACGATGTGGCGCGACGTCTTCCTCGCCAACAAGGAGGCCGTGCTGGAGATGCTCGGCACCTTCACCGAGGATCTCGCAAAGCTCACCCGCGCGATCCGCCGCGGCGACGGCGAAGCCCTGTTCGACCATTTCACCCGCACCCGCGCCATCCGCCGCGGCATCGTCGAGATCGGCCAGGATTCGGCGGCCGCGGATTTCGGCCGGCAGCACGGGCAGCTCGGCAACAAGCCGTGA